The genomic DNA CCATCTGCCACAATTTTGTTTCTTACTTTTACCTTGAGCTTTAAGAACGATTTATTATCGTGCTCTACAGCTACATTTAGACGAATATCTTTTAAGAAAGAAATACTGTCTAATTGGTCTTTTAAAGCGTAAAAGTTTTCTGAAGGCACAGATAATTGTGCATTTATACCTTCATAAGAAACGTAAATTCTACCAAGTACATCTAAAGCGTTCCATTCTAGAAATAACTTGTCTCTAAATAATTGTGGATTTTCTATCTTATAGTATTGATAGAAAGAAATTGTTAAGCGGTCTTTGCCAGCTTCGTCTATTAATGCAGCGCGTTCTATTGCGCTTAACTTATTGTACAGTTGCATGCTATACTAATTAGATTTAACGTTTTTAAACTGAATTTATTTCAGTTCTTCTTACTGCAAAGTTACAAATTTTTAGAAACAGATTTTATGATTTTTATCATGGATTTCATAGGTTTTACTAAGTAATAAAATAAGCTAGCAAACAAATTTAGCCTAGATTGAAGCATTTGTTTGAGCTCTTTTTTGCCTTTTTAGGCAGAAAAAGCTAGTGCGGAAAGCTGGAAATAGCTTCAAAAAGAAAAAAAACGAAAAGTTGATTTGTTCAAATTTCACTACGGATTGTTTAATTTTAAACATTACAAAAATTCTTTATTCAATTTTAAACTTTAGCTGATTTATAACGGTTTGTGTCATTTAACTCCTTCTTTTTTTTAGCATCTTTGCAATATCAAAATTTATAAAAGATGAAAGTAGCTGTAGTTGGCGCAACTGGAATGGTTGGCACAGTAATGTTAAAAGTTTTAGAAGAACGTAATTTACCAATAACGGAATTAATTCCTGTAGCATCTGCAAGATCTGCTGGTAAAAAATTAGCATACAAAAGTAAAGAATACACCATTGTAACTTTAGAAGATGCTATAAAAATGACCCCAGATATTGCTTTATTTTCTGCTGGAGGAGATACTTCTTTAGAATGGGCTCCTAAATTTGCTGAAGCTGGTACAACAGTTATCGATAATTCTTCTGCTTGGAGAATGGATCCTACAAAGAAATTGGTGGTTCCAGAAATTAACGGAGACGTTTTAACGAAGGATGATAAAATTATAGCAAACCCTAATTGCTCTACGATTCAGTTGGTAATGGCCTTGGCTCCTTTGCACACAAAATATAAAATGAAACGTGTAGTTATTTCTACGTATCAATCTGTTTCTGGTACGGGTGTAAAAGCAGTACAGCAACTAGATAATGAAGAGGCTGGTATTGATGGCGAAATGGCATATCCTCATAAAATTGGTAGAAATGCATTGCCGCATTGTGATGTTTTCTTAGAAAACGGCTACACGAAAGAGGAAATGAAATTGGTAAAAGAGCCAAAGAAAATTTTACGAGATGACTCTTTTTCTGTAACAGCAACTGCGGTTAGAATTCCTACTGCTGGCGGACATTCGGAAGCTGTAAATGTGCAGTTTCATAATGATTTTGATCTGGCTGAAGTACGTCAAATATTAAATGATTCTCCAGGAATTATTGTACAAGATGATTTGGCAAATAACATTTACCCAATGCCAATTAATGCCCATAATAAAGACGAAGTATTTGTTGGACGTATTAGAAGGGATGAATCTCAAGAAAATACCTTAAATTTGTGGATTGTTGCAGATAACCTTAGAAAAGGGGCTGCTACTAACACAGTTCAAATAGCTGAATATTTAGTTGAGAATAATTTAGTTTAATACATTTATGGCAGAATTTCACAAAGTAAACATACAAGAAATAAAACAAGAAACCGCAGATGCGGTTTCTGTTGTATTTAAGATACCCGAGAATTTAAAAGCAGATTTTAAATTTAAATCGGGACAATACATTACACTTCAAAAAGAAATAAATAGCGAAGAAATTAGAAGAGCATACTCTATTTGTTCTACCCCAACAAGTGGAGAAATTAGAGTCGCTATTAAAAAAGTAGCAGACGGCTTGTTTTCTACTTATGCAACATCTAACTTAAAAGTGGGTGATGAAATAGAAATTTCTGTTCCTGAAGGACGTTTTTCACTGAACGCTGAAGCAAATAAAAATTACATTGGTTTTGCAGCTGGATCTGGAATTACACCAATTTTATCGATGATAAAATCTGTTTTAGAAACAGAGAAAACATCTAATTTCACATTGGTGTATGGTAATAAATCGATGGCAGATACTATCTTTTTTGAAGAATTAAATCAACTAAAAGAAACGTATTCAGATCGTTTTAAACTGCATTATATTTATAGTAGAGAAAATGTAAAAAATGGTTTAAGAGGCAGAATTGATGCAAGTGTAACCAACTACTTTGTAAAAAACATGTACAAAGAAACTTCTTTTGATGCTGCATTTTTATGTGGCCCAGAAGAAATGATCAAAGAGGTTTCTAATACTTTAGAGAAAAACAAAATAGCCAAAGAAAATATTCATTTCGAATTATTTAC from Polaribacter sp. ALD11 includes the following:
- a CDS encoding aspartate-semialdehyde dehydrogenase, with protein sequence MKVAVVGATGMVGTVMLKVLEERNLPITELIPVASARSAGKKLAYKSKEYTIVTLEDAIKMTPDIALFSAGGDTSLEWAPKFAEAGTTVIDNSSAWRMDPTKKLVVPEINGDVLTKDDKIIANPNCSTIQLVMALAPLHTKYKMKRVVISTYQSVSGTGVKAVQQLDNEEAGIDGEMAYPHKIGRNALPHCDVFLENGYTKEEMKLVKEPKKILRDDSFSVTATAVRIPTAGGHSEAVNVQFHNDFDLAEVRQILNDSPGIIVQDDLANNIYPMPINAHNKDEVFVGRIRRDESQENTLNLWIVADNLRKGAATNTVQIAEYLVENNLV
- a CDS encoding ferredoxin--NADP reductase — its product is MAEFHKVNIQEIKQETADAVSVVFKIPENLKADFKFKSGQYITLQKEINSEEIRRAYSICSTPTSGEIRVAIKKVADGLFSTYATSNLKVGDEIEISVPEGRFSLNAEANKNYIGFAAGSGITPILSMIKSVLETEKTSNFTLVYGNKSMADTIFFEELNQLKETYSDRFKLHYIYSRENVKNGLRGRIDASVTNYFVKNMYKETSFDAAFLCGPEEMIKEVSNTLEKNKIAKENIHFELFTASVDKEKVAQVKEGQTEITVLLDDEKTTFTMSQTDDLLASSLRHHLDAPYSCQGGVCSSCLCKVTEGKAVMIKNSILTDSEVEEGFVLACQAYPTTPKITIDFDDV